The following proteins are encoded in a genomic region of Montipora foliosa isolate CH-2021 chromosome 10, ASM3666993v2, whole genome shotgun sequence:
- the LOC137972723 gene encoding uncharacterized protein, with protein sequence MGGATTAEVKQKKIETIDIFSQAAFHLHKRHSNAKALEDDPTADCEDDLSYAKQQLGVKPRECGLLGLKWDKSTDDFGITFPVDASSPTKRGILGKVAKIYDPLGLVAPITLQGKLLYRDARDKKCACDAPPPPTLTRQWKKWENSLPQRINCPRSLTPIRESIEGFKLHAFGDASGRGVAAVVYAVVTHSSSESQGLVTVKARLAKQGLTIPRRELVSGHMAVNLITNALDAIQGFPVTSLHCWLDSTVALHWIRGNGDYKKFVANRVRKIRDHNNVTWRHVPTNDNPVDYASRGGMLTEGNQLWWKGPTWLADPTNWPADIVTTPTTESNAEVKPTKELFALAVDANDELDDLLSKTSYWRTLRVCAWIRRFIDNAKKSKPQRINGPLTTEEIKNQELFWVRRVQARGAKGVEGDRLTLNLQKNDDGLLECRGRLQGDYPVYRPDSTILAEKIVQQAHNAKLHGGVGFTMARIREQFWIPRLRRLVKRTVKKCYGCKGFQAVALAKPPQAFYQKREQRQLVLTTALYLEVLPNLETETFLRSLKRLIARHGRPSVVYSDNGRTFIGAEKWLKKLQRDEQLQGYLAAEKILWRFNLSRAPWWGGQLEHLVGLFKSAFYKTVGGGMLSWFELCDVVLEVETQLNRRPLSYVEDDVQLPLITPASFLFSKSNLLPEQEPWREADADLRKRACKDALWKRWTREYLTALRERHNLNLKGQTTSLKVGDVVIIRSEDKNRGEVAGRKDTSREANSAFIPSGTYM encoded by the exons ATGGGAGGAGCGACCACCGCAGAAGTCAAGCAGAAGAAGATCGAAACCATCGATATCTTTAGTCAAGCTGCTTTCCACCTTCACAAGCGGCACTCTAACGCGAAAGCTTTGGAAGATGATCCAACAGCCGACTGCGAAGACGACTTAAGCTATGCAAAGCAACAGTTAGGAGTAAAACCAAGGGAATGTGGCCTGCTTGGTTTGAAATGGGACAAGTCAACCGACGACTTTGGAATCACGTTTCCAGTCGATGCTTCCTCGCCAACAAAAAGAGGCATTCTGGGAAAGGTTGCCAAGATCTACGATCCTCTTGGACTTGTGGCTCCAATCACACTTCAAGGGAAGCTGTTATACCGTGATGCCCGTGACAAGAAATGCGCGTGTGATGCACCGCCTCCGCCTACTCTGACTCGCCAGTGGAAAAAGTGGGAGAATTCACTGCCCCAAAGAATCAACTGTCCAAGATCGCTGACACCTATTAGAGAATCTATCGAGGGATTTAAGCTCCATGCCTTCGGAGATGCTAGCGGAAGGGGTGTTGCAGCAGTCGTATATGCTGTCGTCACACACTCATCGTCAGAAAGTCAAGGATTGGTGACGGTGAAAGCAAGATTGGCCAAACAAGGGCTGACCATACCTCGGCGAGAACTAGTCTCTGGCCACATGGCGGTAAACCTCATTACAAATGCTCTGGATGCAATTCAAGGTTTTCCAGTAACCTCTCTACATTGCTGGTTGGACAGCACCGTAGCACTTCATTGGATACGCGGAAATGGGGATTACAAGAAATTTGTAGCCAACCGTGTGCGGAAAATTCGTGACCACAACAATGTAACGTGGCGGCATGTGCCTACCAACGACAACCCCGTAGACTATGCCAGTAGAGGTGGGATGCTCACGGAGGGAAATCAGTTGTGGTGGAAAGGGCCGACCTGGCTAGCAGACCCTACAAATTGGCCTGCTGATATAGTAACCACACCTACAACAGAATCAAATGCAGAAGTGAAGCCTACAAAAGAGCTGTTTGCCCTCGCCGTAGACGCGAATGATGAACTTGATGACCTCCTCTCCAAGACTTCCTATTGGCGAACTCTGCGAGTCTGTGCGTGGATAAGGCGGTTCATTGACAACGCAAAGAAGTCAAAACCTCAAAGAATCAATGGTCCACTCACAactgaagaaataaaaaaccAAGAGCTTTTCTGGGTACGTCGAGTCCAAGCACGTGGAGCTAAGGGCGTGGAGGGAGATAGATTGACATTGAACCTGCAAAAGAATGATGACGGACTATTAGAGTGCAGAGGGCGGCTGCAGGGCGACTATCCAGTTTATAGACCAGATTCCACTATCCTTGCCGAGAAGATCGTTCAACAGGCTCACAATGCCAAACTTCATGGGGGAGTTGGCTTCACCATGGCAAGAATCAGAGAGCAATTTTGGATTCCTCGTCTCAGACGACTCGTAAAAAGAACTGTGAAGAAGTGCTATGGATGTAAAGGGTTCCAAGCTGTTGCGTTAGCCAAACCACCCCAGGCCTTCTaccaaaagagagaacaaaGGCAGCTGGT TTTGACAACAGCCCTGTACCTAGAAGTTTTGCCGAACCTGGAGACTGAAACATTTCTCAGAAGTTTGAAACGCTTGATTGCACGTCATGGAAGACCTTCGGTTGTCTACTCTGACAACGGGCGGACCTTTATTGGCGCGGAAAAATGGCTAAAGAAGCTTCAGAGAGATGAGCAGCTCCAAGGATACCTAGCAGCGGAGAAAATCCTTTGGAGATTCAACTTGAGCAGAGCACCCTGGTGGGGTGGCCAATTGGAGCATTTAGTGGGCCTCTTTAAAAGTGCTTTCTATAAAACCGTTGGTGGCGGTATGCTGTCCTGGTTCGAGCTCTGTGATGTCGTACTGGAAGTTGAGACTCAACTCAACCGACGCCCATTGTCTTATGTTGAAGACGACGTTCAGCTTCCGCTTATCACGCCAGCAAGCTTTCTGTTCTCGAAGTCCAATCTTCTGCCTGAGCAAGAGCCATGGAGAGAGGCCGACGCCGATCTACGCAAACGAGCTTGCAAAGACGCACTGTGGAAACGCTGGACCCGGGAATATCTCACTGCACTCCGAGAGCGACACAATCTTAATCTGAAAGGTCAAACAACCTCTTTGAAGGTGGGAGATGTGGTGATCATACGATCAGAGGATAAGAATCGTGGTGAAGTTGCGGGCCGGAAAGACACATCTAGAGAGGCCAATTCAGCATTTATACCCTCTGGAACTTACATGTGA